Below is a window of Impatiens glandulifera chromosome 2, dImpGla2.1, whole genome shotgun sequence DNA.
CTCTTTGAGACGATGCATATGAGATTGACAATATTTCAACgcctatttaatttatatttaatttttttattaaataataattagataaattaatataaagatgATAGAATATATATACCTAACATAGCATTGAGACCATTGAAACAAGTCACAAGGAAAGTGGTGCCTATATATTTTAGGTTGCTGAAGGGCATCATGGTTTTGATTCTCAATTGTATTTGCACATCCCATGTTATTTGAAGGATCAATAAAAGGGTACGTAGTGcctcatatttataatttatatacatgaCTAGCATAGAGTTTGgattactaataatatattggACTGCTCCTGTTGGAAAAAtgtgaaattatttttgttgCCATGtctagtttaaattttttttataaaaatagtgaaattaatttgaacatataaataaataaaaattcttaaacttTATCTAACCACtatgttacaatatatatattttttaagcatacaataaatttaatagttttttattaaatatactgCCCTAATAACCCTAAGAAAAGTGGTGCTTATTTTAAGTTGATGAAAGTTAACATGGTTTTGACTAGTACTGGGCACAGTGGGCTAATTCGTGCCAAATCGAAACTCATTCTCATTCTTGTCGTGTCGATCCTTGAATGGATGCACTCAAAATATCCAGACTCACATGACTATTTATATCGTGCTAATTTGTGCACAAATTTGTGTGGCGTGTTGTGCCGACTAGAACTGGTCATTGTGTCAGCCTAATTTGTCGGGTCGAGACCTATTTTTATGTGTGTCATACCATGTCTTGACTCGCTCAAAATATTATAGTTCACGGTCCATTCAATtcatattacattattattattattattattattattattattattattattattattattattattattattattattatatatatgatttattgtttatttacttaatttatctACAAATATCAATTacccattattattataaatatattagagatagttaattaaatgaCTTAACTTGGTTTAATAGGTTAAATGGgttgttttagaattattaattaattaatttatatatatatatatatattaagttaattaaatatgaaattttatagtttttaaaattttagatgatAATTAactcataaatattaaaaagtatatgatatttattagaaaatatttttatttatttattatttaactttatttttattattaagttttagaattttagagtaattaaaattatttaaaataatttagtatatacctataaatattcaattaatattaaaagcAATGTATATTGTTAGGAAAAAATATTGGAATAGGATAAATTAATAAAGCGGTCCAACAGAAAAGAAAAGTGCTATTTTTTCACGGCCTACAGGCTACATTTGAGGTCCAAAGATCGCAACGATCCAAGCATCCAACAAGAGAGAAAGTGCTATAGACTGCACTCAATAGAGCTTCTCTCAAAGATTGTTGAATCCATTTTTGTGTTCAGATCAGACATCCACAGGTCCGAAATCCTATAATTATTGATGTGTCATTCCATCTATTTCATgtagttatttgaattttaatattgtccatttatatgaaaatcattaatttaCTCTTTCATAGACGGATCCAAAATTTAGAGACGAGatgaacttgaaaaaaaatatggtaaacttatataaataacgataaaattttggataaaacgagtaaataaaaataagttttaccattttgtaaataattagataaacaatatttaatttttttaaaaacaaataaagaataatgtcacatttttatcgtaaaaaaataaacatttttttttgggatGGGCTGAAACATAGATATGTCTCTATTTTCGTCATTCTGTAATACATGTATCAATGACTTCAATTTCctttgaattgattgatttgatgatgaaagaaaattaaattgatattttttttaaggttatTTGCATAACAACAAAAACAAGGCATATTTTGCATtactttttgttattttaattcaGTGTCGATCTTCCTAATTTGGAGCTctgaaatcaaaatattaactgTTTCATTATTATGTCAATCTCATCAAGTCAAATGATAGTAATAAGGATGAAAATATTGTCTTTTTAACATTCTCTTGTTTCATTCTCACTATTTTTATAGTCctgactatttttatttttttaaatatttttttgaaagttagtattatttttataattagaacATCTCACTTTAATTTAGagtatttttattagaaattaaattaaaaacatttatttattaaacaaatatcttGTCATTTTAACTATCttagtaatttaaataaaaaaattattcaattattgtgaattatgattataataaaaagaatatcctaattaggtaatttatttatttcaaagccaaaatattgttttatttattactcCATCTAACCATTTTCTAGTTAGTGCAATTGTACAATAGTACTCTAAGTGGTACCCTCATATGCATAGCACCAAGTTTGGTCACAATCAAATACTTAACACTAACAAGTAGGTTTATGTTTTGTCAACTATGCATTTCTTTCTCcttttctaatttttcatttctctctcaaTTGACATCAAttggtaaaattattttattcatagaTTAGATTAAATTAGGATGATGATGACAATAAATGCATTACAATATTTCTAATAGAAGTATAAGTACCCACAATGGAAACAAATATACCCATCATCAAAATGATCACTATGATCATATACTCTAATCCAAATCTCTTCATATCTTTGTGGATCTTCAAATAACACAAGCACGGAAGCACGATCGAAACTCCCACCCCAAGAAAAGCTCCCATGAACGTCATCACATACCCAAAATAAGGAACCGCCATCGCCACCACTACGGTGATGAGTAATATAGCGGTTCTAATAAGGATGGTGATGACTTTTCTTCTAGAGAAAGGGAACATATCTTCAATTGCGGTCGCGATGGGACAGATCACTAACGCGTATTTTGTTATTGGCCCGACTAGAGTTGTATAAATTGCAATTTTAGAACTCATGAGCTGAGATGGGAGATTTAGTGTCACTTGTGACACAAGACTTCCACCAAACATGAGGTAGCCTTCGATTGCCATGGAAACATAGATGACGGTGCTTATTAAGAAGCAAACAAACAAaacctaaaataaattatgtgattaataCTAAATTCTCAAATTAAGGTGTCAATTAATTGTAATTAACTCATCACCTTGGGGAAGTGGATCTTGTCTTTCATTGAATTGTTAAGAGTAGGAAAAACTGCATGTCCACAATAACAGAAAGTATATAAGCTTATGGCTGTCGGCAAACTGCTCCATATCCAAAGCTCTCCTTTTTCCTCGAACCCTACACCATCTGCGGCTGCACCTGACCAAAACACCGAGCCCACCATGATAAAAGAGGCGAAGACACCTCCAACCGAAACATAAGCCAACAAGCCCAAATTTGTGAGGCACAAGGTAGGCCAAATGATCAAGGCAGTTAACAAAACAAACAGTTTCTTCCCAGCAAAGATAAAAGAGACACCCGGAAAGAGCTTATCCAAGTTGTCTCCTTGTAGAATCAAGAACTCAACCGCTACCAAGAACAACTCTAAGTACATAAACATGGACACGATTGTCCTCCCCTTTTTCCCAAACGCCAACTCTCCTACATCGGGATATGTATTGGTAAGAGGGTTTGCATCCATGCATCGACGGAGGAGTAAGGCCGTGTAGAAGCAGATGATTGCTACCATGAATAAGAGTATTAAGCTCATCCAGCCTCCTTGAGACAGTGCATATGGGATTGACAATATTCCAACacctatatatttataatcaaagaTTTCTTTATTATACTAGTTATTAGATAGATTAGTAAAaagattgaaaatatataaatacctGACATAGCATTGAGGCCATTGAAACAGGTCCTAAGAAAAGTGGTGCCGGTTTTAGGTTGTTGAAGGGCATCATGGCTTTGACACTCAATTGTATCCATGTTTGCTTAACATTAATAAAAGGTAGTGCCTCATATTTATATACATGACTAGCTAGATAGGATAGTGTTTGAATTcgaactatattattattatttttaataaataaataaaatagtaatataatatttttttttttaaaaatgattaatatactAAATGAACAAGATGatttggaaaa
It encodes the following:
- the LOC124925141 gene encoding amino acid transporter AVT1I-like, with the translated sequence MDTIECQSHDALQQPKTGTTFLRTCFNGLNAMSGVGILSIPYALSQGGWMSLILLFMVAIICFYTALLLRRCMDANPLTNTYPDVGELAFGKKGRTIVSMFMYLELFLVAVEFLILQGDNLDKLFPGVSFIFAGKKLFVLLTALIIWPTLCLTNLGLLAYVSVGGVFASFIMVGSVFWSGAAADGVGFEEKGELWIWSSLPTAISLYTFCYCGHAVFPTLNNSMKDKIHFPKVLFVCFLISTVIYVSMAIEGYLMFGGSLVSQVTLNLPSQLMSSKIAIYTTLVGPITKYALVICPIATAIEDMFPFSRRKVITILIRTAILLITVVVAMAVPYFGYVMTFMGAFLGVGVSIVLPCLCYLKIHKDMKRFGLEYMIIVIILMMGIFVSIVGTYTSIRNIVMHLLSSSS